Genomic segment of Inmirania thermothiophila:
CGTGGGTGATCGCGCCTGCGGTGCAGCCCCGCCGGGGCAGATTCAGCCGCCGGCCTTGGTGCCGCCGGGGCCTTCGGCCGGCGCGGTTTCCTTGCCCTCCCCCTTGGGGGCGGCCTCACGCATGAGGTGGCCCGCGTCCGGGGCGAGCCCCGCGGGGCGGAAGACGTCGACCTTGCGGAAGAACTGGTCCACGAAGTAGATGCGCCCGTCCTCGTCGATGGTGATCCCGGCCGGCAGCATGTACTTGGCCGGGCCGCCGGTCTCGGAGCGCTCGCCGATGAACATCAGCAGCCGGCCCTCGGGGTCGAAGATCTGGAAGTTGCCGAAGGCCGCGTCGGCGACGTAGACGTTGCCGTCCGGGTCGTGGGCGATGCCCTTGGGGCGCGCGAACTGGCCGAAGCGGCGCCCGACCTGGCCCCACTTGCGCACGAACTTGCCGTCCGGGGTGATTACCTGGACGCGGAAGTTGCCTCCGTCGACCACGTAGAGATTGCCGTCGGGGCCCCAGCTGATGTCCCGCGGCAGGTTGAACTCGCCGTCGCCGACGCCCCGCTTGCCGATGTCGTAGAGGTGCTCGCCGGTCAGCGCATCGAAGACGACGATCCGATGGCGCTGGCTGGAGACGCCGCCCGTGTCCACGACGTAGAGGCGTCTGCCCTCCGGGTCCGGGGTGGCGTGGGACGGGCGGTCGAGGATGTCCATCCCGCCCACGGCGCGGAGGAAATTGCCGTCGCGGTCGTAGATCACCACGCGCTTCTGGGTGCCGTCGACGACGTAGAGGTTGCCGGCGGCGTCCACGGCGAGCCCCAGGGGCTTGGCGAGATCGCCGTTGTCGCCGCGGTTGCCGATCTCGAACCAGCGGTGCTCGGGGAAGTCGAGGGCGTAGACCACCCGCCGCACGGTGTCCGAGACGAAGAGCCGGCCCTCGTGGACCGCGACGTCGAAGGGCTTGGCGAAGGCGACGCCGCGGGCGGTGCGCGTGCCGGTGAGCATGTAGCGCAGCAGCTCCTCCTCGTCCGGCGGCTCCACCTCGGCGGTGGTGAGGATGGTGCGCTCGAAGTAGAAGCGCGGCGGATCCGGCGGCGGCGGGAAGACGAGCTCGACCGCGCCCTCCCGCTGCTGGGGCGCGCTCACACAGCCGGCCAGTGCCAGCAGGGCGGCGCCTGCAAGCCCCGTGCGACGAAGCCTTGCCTTGCTGCCGAACATGTCCGCACCGGATGTGGGGTCAGGCGGCCTTATAGGCGAAGGCGCCGGGGGCCGTCAACCGGCCGTTGCCGTCGCTGCCGCCTTGGCGTACCCTGCCGCGGCAGACTGGGAGGGAGAGGCGAAGCCGTGAGGTGGTGGACGACCGGATTGGCGGCCCTGGTTCTGGCCGGCGCGGCGGTGGCCGGCGACGAAGGCGCCCAGGCGCCCGCGTCGGCCGCGGGTGGGCAGGGCGGTGCGGCGGTGGATGCCGCGCGCATCTACCATGAGAACTGCTCGGTCTGCCACGGCGACCGCGGCGACGGGCGCACGCGCGCCGCCAACAACCTCGTGCCGCCGCCGAGGGACTTCACCGCGCCGGACGCCGCCGTGGAGCTGACGCGCGAGCGCATGGTGCGCTCGGTCATGGAGGGGCGCCCGGGCACGGCGATGCCGCCGTGGAAGGCGCAGCTCACCCGGGCCGAGATCGAGGCCGTCGTCGGCTACATCCGCGAGCACTTCATGCGCCCCGTGGCCAGCGAGGAGGTGGAGGCCGGGCGGCGCATCTACGCCGAGAACTGCTCGGTCTGCCACGGCGAGCGCGGCGACGGGCGCAGCCGCGCCGCCGGCCGCCTCGATCCGCCGCCGACCGACTTCACCCATGCCGACCCCGAGGAGCTGACGCGCGAGCGCATGATCCACTCGGTCTCCTTCGGCCGCCCCAACACCGCCATGCCGCCATGGCGCTTCCGCCTCTCGGAGGAGGAGATCGAGACCGTGGTGGACTACATCCGCACCGCCTTCATGCCGGCGCCGGCCGCGGTGGCGGGTCGTGGCGGTGCCGCCGGCCCGGCCGGCGAGGACGGCGGGGGGCACGGCCACGAGACGCCCTCGGGGGATCTCGCCGCCTTCATGGCCGAACCCATGCCCAAGGGCCTCGAGGGCGATCCGGAGTGGGGCCGGCGGTTCTTCGAGGAGAACTGCGCCGCCTGCCACGGCAAGAACGGCGACGGCCGCGGCCCACGCTCGTTCTTCATCTTCCCCAGGCCGCGGGACTTCTCGCACCCGGGCGCGGTGACGAGCCTCAACCGCGAGCACCTCTTCGAGGCCATCGCCATGGGCGACGTGGGCAGCGAGATGCCGGCCTGGAGCAAGGTGCTGACCGACCAGGAGATCGCCAACGTCGCCGAGTACGTCTTCCAGGCCTTCATCGAGCCGCGCCTGAAGGAGATCCTGGCCGCCACCGGGGATGACGCGGCGAAGCGCTGAGGTGTCCCGCAGGCTCGCCGCGTGGGCGCTGGCGGCGCTGCTGCCGGCCCTTGCGGCCCCGCCGTCCGTGGCCGGGGGGGGTGACCTCGGGCGGGAGGTCTACAACTTCCGCTGCTACTACTGCCACGGCTACGCGGGCGATGCGCGCACGCTGGCCGCGCGCATGCTCTCGCCGCCGCCGGTGGACTTCACCCGCGCCGACCCGCAGGTCCTGACCCGCGAGCGCATGATCCGGGCGGTGACCGAGGGACGGCCCGGGACCGCCATGAAGCCCTTCGGCGGGGTGCTCACGGCGGCCGAGATCGAGGCCGTGGTGGACTTCGTGCGCGAGACCTTCATGCGCCGGCGCGAGCCCAACACCCGCTACCACACGGCCGCCAACGGCTGGCCGGATCACGAGCGCTACCGCGACGCCTACCCCTTCGCCACCGGCGAGCTGGCGCTGGACACGCCGTGGGACCGGCTCACGCCGGCGCAGCGGCGCGGCAAGCGGCTCTTCCTCGCGAGCTGCGTGAGCTGCCACGACGCCGGGCGCGTGCAGGACCCGGGGCCGCTGTGGGAGACCGAGGCCGTCTCCTTCCCCCGCGCAGGCTACTCCCACCGCGCCCCGGATGCGCTCTCGGGGGCGACGCCCTTCGCCCGCCACGACATCCCGCCGCGCATCGAGGGGCTCACCCCGCTGGAGCGCGAGGGCGAGCGGATCTACCAGGCCAACTGCGCCTTCTGCCACGCCGCCGACGGCACCGCGCGCAACTGGATCGGCACCTTCCTCGAGCCGCACCCGCGCGACCTCACCGACCCCGAGGCGATGGCGGGCATGACCCGCGCCCGGCTGAGGCGGGTGATCCGCGAGGGCCTGCCGGGCACCTCCATGCCGGCCTGGGGCCGCGTCCTCGACGCGGGCCAGATCGAGGCCGTGATCGCCTACATCTCCCGCGCCTTCCATCCCATCCCGGAGTGAGCGGGGGCCCCGCGGGCGGGTGCCATCGGTGGTATGCTGCGCCCTGCGGCGAGGGGGCAAGGGAGACGATGGAACACCGAGCGACAGCCGCCCTGCTCATGGCGGCGCTGGCCGCGGCGACGGCGGCGCTCGTCGCGGCGCTGCCGCTTCTTGCCGGCGGGGCGCGCACCGCCTACGTCCTCGCGGTGGCGCTGGCGATCGCGGGGCTGCTGCTTGCGGCCTGGCGCTGGGGGCGCCCCGTGGCCGCGGCGCGCCCGCGCATCGACCCGCTCACGGGCCTCGCCGACCGCGCCGCCTTCCTCGAGGAGGCCGCGGCGCGGCTCGCCGGGGGCGGCCCCCAGGCCCTGCTGGTGCTGGACCTCGACCGCTTCAAGGAGGTCAACGACATCCTCGGTCCCGAGGCGGGGGACCGGCTGCTGGCCCTGGTGGCCGAGCGGGTGCGGTCGGCCGCCCCGGCGGGCAGCCTCGTCGGGCGCCTCGGCGGGGATGAGTTCGCGATCCTGGCGCAGGCGGGCCCGGCGGAGGCGGAGGCGCTGGCCCGCTGCGTGCACGAGCGCGTCTCGCGCCCGTGCGAGTTCGAGGGGGTGCCGCTGGACGTCGGGGGTGGGGTCGGCGTGGCCTGCGCCCCCGACCACGGCACCACCCCGGCGCGGCTGCTGCAGCGGGCGGAGCTCGCCATGTACATCGCCAAGGGCGGCCATCACGGCGTCACCGTCTACGACCCCGCGCGCGACCAGCGCACGGTGCGGCGGCTGGCGCTCATGGGCGAGGTCCGCCGCGCGGTGGAGACCGGCGAGTTCGTGCTCCTCTACCAGCCCAAGGTGGCCCTGCGCACGGGGCGGGTCACGGGGGTCGAGGCGCTGCTGCGGTGGCGGCACCCGCGCCGCGGTCTGCTCGAGCCGCGTCACTTCCTCCCCCACATCGAGCGCACGGGGCTGATGCGCAGGCTCTCCGACCAGGTCTTGCAGGCCGCCCTCGCCCAGGCCTGGGCGTGGGCGGCGGAGGGCCTGCGGCTGCCGGTGGCGGTGAACCTCTCGGCGCGCACGCTGCAGGACCCGGCGCTGCCGCGGCACGTCGCCGAGGCCCTGGAGGCGGCGGGGGTGGAGGCCGCGCTGCTGGAGATCGAGGTCACCGAGAGCGCCATCATGACCGACCCGCGGCTCGCGCGGCAGGTGGTCTGCGCCCTGCACGAGATGGGGGTGCGGCTCGCCATCGACGACTTCGGCACCGGCTACTCCAGCCTCGGCTACCTCAAGCGCCTGCCCGTGCACACCCTCAAGATCGACGCCGGCTTCGTCGCCCACATGACCGTCGACGAGAGCGACGCCATCATCGTGCGCTCCACCATCGAGCTCGCCCACAACCTGGGGCTGCAGGTGGTGGCCGAGGGCGTGGGCGGACGCGAGACCTGGGACGTGCTGCGGGGCATGGGCTGCGATCAGGGCCAGGGCTTCGGCATCGTGCCGCCGCTGCCGCCCGAGGAGGCGGCGGCGCGCGTGCGCGCGGGCACGGTGGTGCCGGTGGCGGGCCCGCAGAGCGCGGGCGGAGGCGGGGTATGAGCGGCGCGGAGCATCCGCGGCGTCTGGGCAAGTACGAGATCCTGCGGCCCATCGCCCGCGGCAGCATGGGCCTGGTCTACCTGGGCCACGACTCCTTTCTCGAGCGGCAGGTGGCGGTCAAGGTCGCCCACCGCGAGATCCTGCGCGATCCCGACCGCGGCCGCGTCTACCAGCGGATGTTCTTCAACGAGGCGCAGACCGCCGGACGGCTGAGCCATCCCAACATCCTCGCCGTCTACGACGCCGGGATCGAGGACGAGACCCTCTACATCGTCATGGAGTACGTGGAGGGCGGGCGAACCCTCAAGCCGCACACGCGGCCCGACAACCTGCTGCCGGTGGAGCAGGTGGTGGAGCTCGTCTTCCGCTGCGCCCGCGCCCTCGACTACGCCCACCGCCACGGCGTCATCCACCGCGACGTCAAGCCCGGCAACCTGCTCCTGACCCCGGAGATGGACGTCAAGGTGGGGGACTTCAGCATCGCCTACATCAGCCAGCCGGACCTCGCCGTCACCCAGCCCCTGGGGCTCGTGGGTTCGCCCAAGTACATGTCGCCGGAGCAGGTGCGCGAGGAGACCCCCACCGGGCAGTCGGATCTCTTCGCCCTCGGGATCGTCCTCTACGAGCTCCTCACCGGACGCCACCCCTTCCAGGCCGAGAGCCTCTCGGGGCTCCTGCACCGCATCGTGCAGGACGATCCGCCGCCGCTGCGGGCGCTGCGGCCGGAGCTTCCCGAGGTCCTCGAGCCGGTGGTGGCGCGGGCCCTGGCC
This window contains:
- a CDS encoding c-type cytochrome; this encodes MRWWTTGLAALVLAGAAVAGDEGAQAPASAAGGQGGAAVDAARIYHENCSVCHGDRGDGRTRAANNLVPPPRDFTAPDAAVELTRERMVRSVMEGRPGTAMPPWKAQLTRAEIEAVVGYIREHFMRPVASEEVEAGRRIYAENCSVCHGERGDGRSRAAGRLDPPPTDFTHADPEELTRERMIHSVSFGRPNTAMPPWRFRLSEEEIETVVDYIRTAFMPAPAAVAGRGGAAGPAGEDGGGHGHETPSGDLAAFMAEPMPKGLEGDPEWGRRFFEENCAACHGKNGDGRGPRSFFIFPRPRDFSHPGAVTSLNREHLFEAIAMGDVGSEMPAWSKVLTDQEIANVAEYVFQAFIEPRLKEILAATGDDAAKR
- a CDS encoding serine/threonine-protein kinase, which codes for MSGAEHPRRLGKYEILRPIARGSMGLVYLGHDSFLERQVAVKVAHREILRDPDRGRVYQRMFFNEAQTAGRLSHPNILAVYDAGIEDETLYIVMEYVEGGRTLKPHTRPDNLLPVEQVVELVFRCARALDYAHRHGVIHRDVKPGNLLLTPEMDVKVGDFSIAYISQPDLAVTQPLGLVGSPKYMSPEQVREETPTGQSDLFALGIVLYELLTGRHPFQAESLSGLLHRIVQDDPPPLRALRPELPEVLEPVVARALAKDPAERFATGLDMAAELSRAFDFLEHPRREVDEEERFRALRALAFFADFPEAEVWEVLRAGLWARYGPGEAILREGELDDAFYVVVEGEVEVRKAGRSIGLLRAGDCFGEMGYVTKGRRQASILARTPVAVLKVTASHIERVSLSCQLHFHKVFLRTLIERLSAANARLVREGA
- a CDS encoding putative bifunctional diguanylate cyclase/phosphodiesterase, with amino-acid sequence MEHRATAALLMAALAAATAALVAALPLLAGGARTAYVLAVALAIAGLLLAAWRWGRPVAAARPRIDPLTGLADRAAFLEEAAARLAGGGPQALLVLDLDRFKEVNDILGPEAGDRLLALVAERVRSAAPAGSLVGRLGGDEFAILAQAGPAEAEALARCVHERVSRPCEFEGVPLDVGGGVGVACAPDHGTTPARLLQRAELAMYIAKGGHHGVTVYDPARDQRTVRRLALMGEVRRAVETGEFVLLYQPKVALRTGRVTGVEALLRWRHPRRGLLEPRHFLPHIERTGLMRRLSDQVLQAALAQAWAWAAEGLRLPVAVNLSARTLQDPALPRHVAEALEAAGVEAALLEIEVTESAIMTDPRLARQVVCALHEMGVRLAIDDFGTGYSSLGYLKRLPVHTLKIDAGFVAHMTVDESDAIIVRSTIELAHNLGLQVVAEGVGGRETWDVLRGMGCDQGQGFGIVPPLPPEEAAARVRAGTVVPVAGPQSAGGGGV
- a CDS encoding 6-bladed beta-propeller encodes the protein MFGSKARLRRTGLAGAALLALAGCVSAPQQREGAVELVFPPPPDPPRFYFERTILTTAEVEPPDEEELLRYMLTGTRTARGVAFAKPFDVAVHEGRLFVSDTVRRVVYALDFPEHRWFEIGNRGDNGDLAKPLGLAVDAAGNLYVVDGTQKRVVIYDRDGNFLRAVGGMDILDRPSHATPDPEGRRLYVVDTGGVSSQRHRIVVFDALTGEHLYDIGKRGVGDGEFNLPRDISWGPDGNLYVVDGGNFRVQVITPDGKFVRKWGQVGRRFGQFARPKGIAHDPDGNVYVADAAFGNFQIFDPEGRLLMFIGERSETGGPAKYMLPAGITIDEDGRIYFVDQFFRKVDVFRPAGLAPDAGHLMREAAPKGEGKETAPAEGPGGTKAGG
- a CDS encoding c-type cytochrome, with amino-acid sequence MSRRLAAWALAALLPALAAPPSVAGGGDLGREVYNFRCYYCHGYAGDARTLAARMLSPPPVDFTRADPQVLTRERMIRAVTEGRPGTAMKPFGGVLTAAEIEAVVDFVRETFMRRREPNTRYHTAANGWPDHERYRDAYPFATGELALDTPWDRLTPAQRRGKRLFLASCVSCHDAGRVQDPGPLWETEAVSFPRAGYSHRAPDALSGATPFARHDIPPRIEGLTPLEREGERIYQANCAFCHAADGTARNWIGTFLEPHPRDLTDPEAMAGMTRARLRRVIREGLPGTSMPAWGRVLDAGQIEAVIAYISRAFHPIPE